The Halorhodospira halophila genome segment GGCGTAGTCGGCCCAGTCAGTGGCCAGATGCAGGGTACCGCCGGGTACCAGCCGCTCGGCCAGCAGATCGAGGAAAGCCGGCTGGACGATCCGCCGCTTGTGGTGGCGCTTCTTCGGCCAAGGGTCGGGGAAGAAGATGTGCACCGCCGCCAGACTCCGCGGCGGGAGGTGGTGGCGGACCAGCTCCACGGCGTCCACGGTGGCCACGCGCAGGTTCTCCACTTGCGCTTGCTCGGCGCAAAGCAGGCAGTGGCCCACCCCCGGGCGGTGGACCTCGACGCCCAGATAGTCGCGCCCGGGATCGGCGGCAGCCATCTCCACCAGGGCCTCGCCGTCGCCGAAGCCGATATCCAGGACGCGTGGCGCCGTGCGGCCGAAGAGCCCGTCGAGGTCGAGAACGCCCTGCTCCGGCACATCGATGCCGAAGCCCGGCCACAGCTGCTCCAGCGCGCGCTGCTGCCCCTGCGTCAGGCGCCCCTTGCGACGGACGAAGGTGCGGGTCAGTCGCAGCTGGCTCACTCGAAGAAGGTCCCTTCCTCAGGCGACGACGCGGCAGCGTAACGCCGTTTCGGGATACGGCCGGCGCGGTAGGCCTCGCGCCCGGCCTCCACGCCCTTGCGCATGGCCGAGGCCATGAGCACCGGATCCCGCGCGCCGGCGATGGCGGTGTTGAGCAGCACGGCGTCACAGCCGAGTTCCATGGCGACGGCCACGTCGGAGGCGGTGCCCACGCCGGCGTCCACCAGGACCGGAACCTCCAGGCGGTCGACGATCTCCAGGATGTTGTAGCGGTTCTGGATGCCGAGCCCGGAGCCGATCGGCGCGGCCAGGGGCATCACGGCGACGCAGCCGATCTCCTCGAGCCGCTTGGCGGTGATCGGGTCGTCGCTGGTGTAGGCCATGACCTCGAAGCCCTCGGCCACCAGCTGCTCGGCGGCCTCGAGGGTTCCGGGGACGTCCGGGTAGAGGGTGCGCTCGTCGCCGATCACCTCCAGCTTGACCAGGTTGTGACCGTCGAGCAGTTCGCGGGCCAGGCGGCAGGTGCGCACCGCGTCCTTCACCGTATAGCAGCCGGCGGTGTTGGGCAGGATGGTGTAGCGATCCGGCGGCACGGCCTCGAGCAGGTTGGGCTCGTCCGGGTTCTGGCCGATGTTGCTGCGGCGCAGGGCGATGGTGACGATCTCGGCGCCACTTGCCTCGATGGCCGCACGGGCCTGCTCCATGTCGCGGTACTTGCCGGTACCGACCAGCAGGCGCGAGTGATACTCGCGCCCGGCGATGACCAGGGGATCGCGATCCGCCATCTTTGTCTTGAACTCCGTGCTTTGAGGGGAACCGGGTCAGCCGCCGCCGATGGCCTGGATGACCTCCACGCGGTCGCCATCGGCCAGCTGGTGATCACCGAGCTGGCTGCGGGGGACGATGGTCTCGTTAACCTCCACCGCCAGACGCTGCTGCTCGCTGATGCCGAGCCGCTGCAGAACATCGGCGCAGCTGGCGCCGGCGGGGAGGGTCATGCCCTCGCCGTTGACCTGGATCTGTATGCTGGTTGCTGTACTCATCGCGGATAGTCTAACGCGGTTGCGGCACTGCGGCACCGGTTGTCCTCGGCGCCGTGCAGCGCTATGATTTCATCTGTCCGCAGCGGGTGTAGCTCAATGGTAGAGCTCCAGCTTCCCACGCTGGCGATGTGGGTTCGATTCCCATCACCCGCTCCAATCCCTTCCCTGTCTTTGACCCGACAGCCCCGGGCTGCGTTCAGCCGGTCTCCGCCGCACGGCGGTCGATCAGATCGAGGTCCACGGCCAGGGCGCCGCGGTTGTGCAGCAGATCGGCCAGGGTGTAGCGATCCAGCACCGCCAGGAAGGCGTGCAGCGCCTCGTCGAGTACGGCGCGCACGGCGCAGTTGCCCTCGATCCGGCAGCGCTGATCCTCGTCCCGGAAGCACTCCACCAGGGTGAAGTCCTCCTCGGTGCGCCGCAGCAGCTCACCCAGGGCGATCGCCTCCGGCGGGCGGGCCAACCGGATCCCCCCACGCTTGCCGCGGACGGTCTCCACGAAGCCGTGGGCAGCCAGCCGGTTGACCACCTTCATCAGGTGGTTGCGCGAGATGTCAAAGCGCTCCGC includes the following:
- the trmB gene encoding tRNA (guanosine(46)-N7)-methyltransferase TrmB; this encodes MSQLRLTRTFVRRKGRLTQGQQRALEQLWPGFGIDVPEQGVLDLDGLFGRTAPRVLDIGFGDGEALVEMAAADPGRDYLGVEVHRPGVGHCLLCAEQAQVENLRVATVDAVELVRHHLPPRSLAAVHIFFPDPWPKKRHHKRRIVQPAFLDLLAERLVPGGTLHLATDWADYAEWMLDTVEPDERFENTCGPRAFIPPPPPRPQTKFERRGLRKGHQVHDLIYRLRPADAG
- a CDS encoding thiazole synthase → MADRDPLVIAGREYHSRLLVGTGKYRDMEQARAAIEASGAEIVTIALRRSNIGQNPDEPNLLEAVPPDRYTILPNTAGCYTVKDAVRTCRLARELLDGHNLVKLEVIGDERTLYPDVPGTLEAAEQLVAEGFEVMAYTSDDPITAKRLEEIGCVAVMPLAAPIGSGLGIQNRYNILEIVDRLEVPVLVDAGVGTASDVAVAMELGCDAVLLNTAIAGARDPVLMASAMRKGVEAGREAYRAGRIPKRRYAAASSPEEGTFFE
- the thiS gene encoding sulfur carrier protein ThiS, which gives rise to MQIQVNGEGMTLPAGASCADVLQRLGISEQQRLAVEVNETIVPRSQLGDHQLADGDRVEVIQAIGGG
- a CDS encoding RrF2 family transcriptional regulator, which codes for MRLTRHSDYALRVLLALGAAQGELVTIGAIAERFDISRNHLMKVVNRLAAHGFVETVRGKRGGIRLARPPEAIALGELLRRTEEDFTLVECFRDEDQRCRIEGNCAVRAVLDEALHAFLAVLDRYTLADLLHNRGALAVDLDLIDRRAAETG